From a single Collibacillus ludicampi genomic region:
- a CDS encoding DNA polymerase IV has product MKWIYGLVDMQSFYASCEAASRSEFALTRRENDDSTDPLLVVSGDPERRSGIILAATPTAKRAGVENAMRLGEALQRCPRAIVVKPRMRFYLETSVRIQKVIQSMFPLHEQFSVDEAFFAFPYPSLLFPDPLAAARELKKAIWDLFRIRCRIGLSYNKWMAKMANKQAKKHPDGIVWWTEEDVPTQLHPLSVFEMWGLKRRAEALYYEFGAKTIGDVAQIPEIDLLKRFGVWGTVIHRWSHGQDYSPINPGAYDAPHKGLSHRTTLPRDFYQREDIAVVILELLDEVCQRARHFGQKGRRIGLGLTYAGFKGGFYKAKTLDFYSDEADDLYPYLLHLLDRWWKGEGVRAVHVSLDQLQLSNAVQLSLFHDVVKRNRLSQTVDTIRMKYGETSIMRAVSLKEAGQLLDRSRKIGGHYI; this is encoded by the coding sequence ATGAAGTGGATTTACGGTCTCGTGGATATGCAAAGCTTCTATGCATCATGCGAAGCCGCCAGCCGGTCGGAGTTCGCATTGACCCGCCGTGAAAATGACGATTCCACCGACCCGCTCCTGGTGGTTTCGGGCGATCCGGAAAGGAGATCCGGGATCATTTTGGCGGCAACACCTACGGCGAAGAGAGCCGGGGTTGAAAATGCGATGCGGCTTGGGGAAGCGTTACAGCGTTGCCCTAGGGCGATCGTTGTAAAACCCCGCATGCGGTTTTATCTGGAAACCAGCGTTCGCATCCAGAAGGTGATTCAATCGATGTTCCCTTTGCACGAGCAATTTTCGGTTGATGAAGCGTTTTTTGCATTTCCTTATCCGTCACTCCTGTTTCCCGATCCGCTGGCAGCGGCCCGCGAGCTGAAGAAAGCCATCTGGGATCTCTTTCGCATCCGCTGCCGCATCGGTCTTTCGTATAACAAATGGATGGCGAAAATGGCAAACAAACAAGCAAAAAAACACCCCGACGGAATCGTGTGGTGGACGGAGGAAGATGTCCCGACCCAACTGCATCCGTTATCCGTGTTCGAGATGTGGGGACTGAAGCGGAGGGCGGAGGCTTTGTATTATGAGTTCGGTGCAAAAACGATCGGCGATGTGGCGCAGATCCCGGAGATCGATCTGTTGAAAAGATTCGGCGTGTGGGGCACGGTCATTCACCGATGGAGCCACGGCCAGGACTATTCACCGATCAATCCCGGAGCCTATGACGCGCCGCACAAGGGGCTGTCCCACCGTACGACGTTACCGCGGGATTTTTATCAACGGGAGGACATCGCTGTCGTCATTTTGGAACTGCTCGATGAAGTTTGCCAACGGGCGCGGCATTTCGGGCAGAAAGGCAGACGGATTGGGCTCGGTCTCACGTACGCAGGTTTTAAAGGTGGCTTTTACAAAGCGAAAACGCTTGATTTTTATTCGGATGAAGCGGATGACCTGTATCCTTACCTGTTGCATTTACTGGATCGCTGGTGGAAAGGGGAGGGTGTCCGTGCGGTTCATGTGTCGCTCGATCAGTTGCAGTTATCGAATGCTGTACAATTGTCACTCTTTCACGATGTGGTGAAACGGAACCGCTTGTCACAGACAGTGGATACGATTCGCATGAAATATGGCGAGACGAGTATCATGCGAGCCGTAAGCCTAAAAGAAGCTGGACAATTGTTGGATCGCAGCCGTAAGATTGGCGGGCATTATATATAA
- a CDS encoding ArsR/SmtB family transcription factor → MEIHKLADCFKALGDPTRLKMIALLNLRDFCVCEFIPIFNISQPAISKHLSRLKSVELVTENRKGQWVFYSLNRERLESIGLALKNLPDVSEELRKLEEKGLLVNCE, encoded by the coding sequence ATGGAGATCCATAAATTAGCAGACTGTTTCAAGGCGCTTGGAGACCCTACGCGATTAAAAATGATTGCTTTACTCAATCTTCGGGACTTTTGTGTCTGTGAATTTATTCCTATTTTTAACATTTCACAGCCCGCCATCTCGAAGCATCTGAGCCGTCTTAAAAGTGTGGAATTAGTCACGGAGAACCGAAAAGGACAATGGGTATTTTACTCTTTAAATCGGGAGCGCTTGGAATCCATTGGACTTGCATTAAAAAACTTACCGGATGTATCGGAAGAACTTAGAAAACTTGAAGAAAAAGGTTTACTCGTGAACTGTGAGTAG
- a CDS encoding YolD-like family protein has protein sequence MKIMDGNIFEAMRLVLPEHRELMRQSQQEWTKQEQPILSEDEWTEMGYILGEALQYQYKIRVTIFDPTQNVVWEGVPVIKYGELRLQTDEGMYRVPMKKVVKIETI, from the coding sequence ATGAAAATCATGGACGGAAACATCTTTGAGGCGATGCGACTTGTGTTGCCGGAGCACAGGGAATTGATGAGACAGTCCCAACAGGAGTGGACCAAACAAGAGCAACCCATTCTGTCCGAAGATGAATGGACGGAAATGGGATATATTCTTGGAGAAGCGTTGCAATATCAATACAAAATTCGTGTGACAATCTTTGATCCTACTCAAAATGTTGTATGGGAAGGGGTGCCGGTCATAAAGTATGGAGAATTACGCCTTCAAACAGATGAAGGGATGTACCGAGTGCCCATGAAAAAAGTGGTGAAGATCGAGACAATTTAA
- a CDS encoding ArsI/CadI family heavy metal resistance metalloenzyme gives MTTFRMHVAINVENLEENLKFYRAFFGAEPTKVKENYAKFELNNPPLHFSMNVRPHEKKGVLNHLGFQVENTEAVLAVKERLQKAGLVPIDEMGTTCCYAVQDKIWVRDPEGNAWEIFYTKEDSEFESAGEAAIPGVCCAPSPSSELIGLEELK, from the coding sequence ATGACAACTTTTCGCATGCACGTCGCGATTAACGTCGAAAATCTCGAGGAGAATTTGAAGTTTTACCGTGCGTTCTTCGGAGCAGAACCTACGAAAGTGAAAGAGAATTACGCGAAGTTCGAACTGAACAATCCACCCCTTCATTTTTCGATGAATGTGCGTCCGCACGAAAAGAAAGGTGTCTTGAATCATTTGGGGTTCCAGGTGGAAAATACCGAAGCCGTTTTGGCGGTGAAAGAGCGCTTGCAAAAAGCCGGTCTCGTACCCATAGACGAAATGGGCACCACTTGCTGCTACGCGGTGCAAGACAAGATTTGGGTGCGTGATCCTGAGGGGAACGCTTGGGAGATCTTCTACACCAAAGAGGATTCCGAATTTGAATCGGCGGGCGAAGCTGCGATTCCAGGCGTTTGCTGCGCCCCGTCTCCCTCTTCTGAACTGATCGGTTTGGAAGAACTCAAATAA
- a CDS encoding GerAB/ArcD/ProY family transporter, with the protein MIEKGRISALQMWIMLYPTVIATDIITVPAISIKYAGRDLWLSTIWASLVGFLVVYVIDRLNKLYPGQTFIQYCEHILGVLPGKFLGLIYLFYFLFAEGIILREYAEFVNEAFLSHTPSFVIVGGLVFVCACAVRGGVEVIGRSAQSFFALFIITIFLVVLFLLPDLHVRHMFPILAHGIMPTIKGAFVSQSWYCQVFLGAFFLPYVVDRAKGKKWGMITVLFIMLNLLMIKLTVLFLFGQEVTSMLTYPTMDAVRYASLADFIEHLDLFVMAVWVAGMFVKVSVYYYALVLGTAQWLKLSDHRPLVLPYGFLMILFTFWIAPSYQKLGEFIEKADIFEVTLLFTVIPVFLLPLSVLRKRMQGKGGQAS; encoded by the coding sequence ATGATTGAGAAAGGCAGGATTTCCGCATTGCAGATGTGGATCATGCTCTATCCGACGGTGATCGCAACCGACATTATCACTGTACCGGCCATCAGCATAAAATATGCGGGACGTGACTTGTGGTTGTCGACGATCTGGGCTTCTCTGGTCGGCTTCTTGGTGGTGTATGTGATCGACCGATTGAACAAACTGTACCCTGGGCAAACGTTCATTCAATACTGTGAACACATTCTCGGCGTACTACCGGGGAAGTTCCTTGGATTGATCTACCTGTTTTATTTCCTTTTTGCAGAAGGGATCATACTGAGGGAATATGCGGAATTTGTGAATGAAGCATTCCTCAGCCATACCCCGTCTTTTGTCATCGTGGGAGGTCTCGTTTTCGTTTGCGCCTGTGCTGTACGGGGAGGGGTAGAAGTAATAGGAAGAAGCGCGCAGTCATTCTTCGCTCTTTTTATCATTACCATTTTCTTGGTCGTATTGTTCCTTCTCCCTGACTTACACGTTAGGCATATGTTTCCAATCTTGGCGCATGGGATCATGCCGACCATAAAGGGAGCGTTTGTCAGTCAAAGTTGGTATTGTCAAGTCTTTTTAGGTGCCTTTTTTCTTCCTTATGTCGTCGATCGTGCAAAAGGAAAGAAATGGGGGATGATCACCGTTCTTTTCATCATGTTGAATCTGTTGATGATCAAATTGACCGTCTTGTTCCTGTTTGGACAGGAAGTTACATCGATGCTGACCTATCCGACCATGGATGCGGTCCGCTATGCGAGTCTGGCTGACTTTATTGAACATCTGGATCTGTTTGTGATGGCCGTATGGGTAGCAGGTATGTTCGTGAAGGTCTCCGTTTACTATTATGCGTTGGTGCTCGGTACCGCTCAGTGGCTAAAGCTGTCCGATCACCGCCCGCTCGTGCTCCCGTATGGCTTTTTGATGATCTTATTCACATTTTGGATTGCTCCATCCTACCAGAAACTAGGTGAATTTATTGAAAAAGCCGATATTTTTGAGGTAACGCTTCTCTTTACTGTGATTCCTGTTTTCCTGCTTCCGCTCTCTGTCCTGCGTAAACGAATGCAGGGAAAAGGAGGTCAGGCAAGTTGA
- a CDS encoding DUF3501 family protein yields the protein MELLTLQDVVPLSTYRKNRDPYVKKMIAYKAKRRVSLAEHVSLLFENRQTVLFQVLELVHSEDLTDQREIAEYLDIYNPMIPGEQELSATLFIEADNQALLERLLTDLRGIEHHLYLVTGDKQIQGVFEEEHTGDVTSSVHYLKFPLDEQARNYLCSTPADQANVRVVLTHPKLSAELALPPEIIASLREDLRDSYQH from the coding sequence ATGGAACTTCTAACATTGCAGGATGTCGTTCCTTTGTCCACGTACCGTAAAAACCGCGATCCGTACGTGAAAAAAATGATCGCTTATAAAGCGAAACGCAGGGTCTCCTTGGCCGAACATGTTTCGCTTCTCTTTGAAAATCGCCAAACCGTTCTTTTTCAGGTCTTAGAGCTTGTTCATTCCGAAGATCTGACCGATCAAAGGGAAATTGCTGAGTATCTCGATATATACAATCCGATGATTCCGGGCGAACAGGAACTCTCCGCCACCCTGTTTATCGAAGCGGACAATCAGGCTCTTTTGGAAAGGTTATTAACCGATTTGCGGGGGATTGAACATCACCTCTATCTTGTAACCGGCGATAAGCAGATACAGGGAGTCTTCGAAGAAGAACATACGGGTGATGTGACATCGAGCGTGCATTATCTTAAATTCCCATTAGATGAGCAGGCAAGAAACTATCTTTGCAGCACTCCGGCTGATCAAGCCAATGTAAGAGTCGTGCTCACACACCCCAAACTCTCGGCGGAGCTTGCGCTTCCACCGGAAATCATTGCGTCTCTCCGTGAAGATTTGCGCGATTCATACCAACACTGA
- a CDS encoding rubrerythrin family protein, translating to MTNLVGTKTAENLKVAFAGESQANRRYLYFAEKADAEGLSDVAELFRAISKGETKHAFGHFDHLCEGGVGDPATGLQVRNTREMLESAIAGEKYEYTEMYPGFAATAREEGFPEIGEWMEVMAKAERVHAQRFQKMLDSLE from the coding sequence AAGGTCGCATTTGCGGGTGAATCACAGGCCAATCGTCGTTACTTGTATTTTGCCGAAAAGGCAGACGCGGAAGGCTTGTCGGACGTTGCGGAACTCTTCCGTGCGATCTCGAAGGGGGAAACGAAACACGCATTCGGCCATTTTGACCATCTTTGCGAAGGTGGAGTGGGCGACCCGGCGACAGGTCTGCAGGTGAGAAACACGAGGGAAATGCTCGAATCGGCCATTGCCGGCGAAAAATACGAATATACGGAAATGTATCCGGGATTTGCTGCCACCGCACGCGAAGAAGGATTCCCGGAAATCGGGGAATGGATGGAAGTCATGGCCAAAGCGGAACGCGTACATGCACAAAGATTTCAAAAAATGCTTGATTCTCTCGAATAA
- the arsC gene encoding arsenate reductase (thioredoxin), which produces MTDKKKIMYFLCTGNSCRSQMAEGFGKKYLGDTFEVYSAGIEAHGLNPNAVKAMAEIGIDISSQTSDRIDPDLLNKADYVITLCGDANDKCPMTPPHVKREHWGFEDPAKATGTEEEKWAVFQRVRDQIEERIKRFAEESK; this is translated from the coding sequence ATGACGGATAAGAAAAAAATCATGTATTTCCTTTGCACGGGGAACTCATGCCGCAGTCAGATGGCTGAAGGATTCGGGAAAAAATATTTGGGGGATACATTTGAAGTCTACAGCGCGGGGATCGAAGCGCACGGATTGAATCCCAACGCGGTCAAAGCAATGGCTGAGATAGGAATTGATATTTCAAGCCAGACATCCGATAGGATCGATCCTGATTTACTGAACAAAGCGGATTACGTAATCACGCTTTGCGGGGATGCGAACGATAAATGTCCGATGACTCCTCCTCATGTCAAACGTGAGCATTGGGGATTTGAAGATCCAGCAAAAGCGACCGGTACAGAAGAAGAAAAATGGGCCGTCTTTCAACGTGTACGCGATCAAATTGAAGAGAGAATCAAACGCTTTGCTGAGGAAAGCAAATAA
- a CDS encoding MIP/aquaporin family protein: MRRKLISEFIGTYFLVFAGTGAVVINELTKSLTHVGIALTFGLVVMAMIYTFGHISGAHFNPAVTLGFLTTGDIRLQEAILYIVTQVLAAIASSGSLLLMFGNVANLGATLPRFSWQQSFALEFILTFVLMIVILGSAVHGKADKSFAGVAIGATVGLEAMFGGPISGASMNPARSIGPALVSGTLEYLWIYIVATILGAIVAAIVYKILHE; encoded by the coding sequence ATGAGAAGGAAACTGATTTCTGAGTTTATTGGAACGTATTTTCTCGTGTTCGCGGGGACTGGCGCCGTTGTAATAAACGAACTCACCAAAAGCCTGACTCACGTGGGAATCGCTTTGACTTTTGGTCTTGTGGTAATGGCTATGATCTACACTTTTGGTCATATTTCGGGGGCTCATTTCAACCCTGCCGTGACGCTGGGATTTCTGACAACGGGTGATATTCGACTCCAGGAGGCGATCCTTTATATCGTTACGCAGGTGCTCGCAGCGATTGCGTCGAGCGGATCACTTCTTCTCATGTTTGGGAACGTGGCGAATTTGGGAGCCACTTTGCCGAGGTTTTCGTGGCAGCAGTCGTTTGCTTTGGAATTCATACTTACCTTTGTTCTCATGATCGTGATTCTTGGATCCGCGGTTCATGGAAAAGCCGACAAATCCTTTGCGGGCGTTGCCATCGGAGCGACCGTAGGACTTGAAGCGATGTTCGGGGGACCCATAAGCGGTGCTTCGATGAATCCCGCCCGTTCGATAGGACCGGCTCTTGTATCCGGTACGTTGGAATATCTTTGGATTTACATTGTCGCAACGATCTTAGGCGCAATTGTTGCTGCAATTGTCTATAAAATTCTTCACGAATAG
- a CDS encoding phospholipase C, whose protein sequence is MKAKKTAIGLASGIVALSSVFAVPVSTHASEKFDHQDSVDANEKHSAPTTTPIKHLVVLFDENVSFDHYFGTYPHAANPPGEPKFTAKKDTPRINGLTEELLTKNPNQYNPKRLDRSQAMTDDMDHEYTDEQKAFDGGKMDKFVEYTSGGKDKSLVMDYYDGNTVTALWNYAQHYAMSDNSFGTSFGPSTVGALNLISGQTHGATGYLNGVKVGDIKDNVANGTVIGDPDPYYDKASDPKRAQAAMSGKNIGDLLNAKGITWGWFQGGFRDTQAKHQNIAGKWITDYNPHHEPFQYYQSTANPDHLPPTSVQMIGHTDQANHQYDLEDFWKAAEAGNLPAVSFLKAANYQDGHAGYSDPLDEQHFIVDTINHLQKLPEWKDTAVIIAYDDSDGWYDHVMGPLVNGSNDPQYDALFGPGNAGKPIIAPYLDRAGYGPRLPLLVISPYAKKNFVDHTVTDQASILRFIEDNWKLGRIGDGSFDAIAGSLENMFDFSHGPRNNKLFLDPVTGEPIKDDEQ, encoded by the coding sequence GTGAAAGCGAAGAAAACGGCCATTGGTCTTGCCAGCGGTATTGTAGCGTTAAGTTCTGTTTTTGCTGTACCTGTATCAACACATGCTTCCGAGAAATTCGATCATCAGGATTCTGTCGATGCAAATGAAAAACATTCCGCTCCTACAACAACGCCCATTAAACACCTCGTTGTCCTTTTCGACGAGAATGTTTCTTTTGACCATTACTTCGGTACATATCCCCATGCTGCAAATCCTCCGGGCGAGCCGAAATTCACAGCGAAAAAGGATACTCCACGCATCAATGGATTGACAGAAGAGCTTTTGACAAAGAACCCGAATCAATATAATCCCAAACGTCTCGATCGCTCCCAAGCGATGACCGATGATATGGATCATGAATATACGGATGAACAAAAAGCATTTGACGGCGGTAAAATGGATAAATTCGTTGAATATACATCGGGTGGAAAAGACAAGTCGCTGGTCATGGATTATTACGACGGCAACACAGTAACCGCCCTGTGGAATTATGCGCAACATTACGCCATGAGCGATAACTCCTTTGGCACATCGTTTGGCCCATCTACTGTAGGGGCGCTCAACCTGATTTCCGGGCAAACGCATGGTGCCACCGGATATCTGAATGGAGTGAAGGTTGGAGATATCAAGGATAATGTGGCAAACGGTACTGTCATCGGTGATCCGGATCCGTATTATGACAAAGCGTCCGATCCAAAGAGAGCACAAGCGGCCATGAGCGGAAAAAATATCGGTGACCTGTTGAATGCGAAAGGTATCACCTGGGGCTGGTTCCAAGGTGGATTCCGCGATACTCAAGCGAAGCATCAAAATATAGCGGGGAAATGGATCACGGATTATAATCCCCATCATGAACCGTTCCAATACTATCAGTCTACAGCGAATCCTGATCACCTACCGCCCACTTCCGTTCAAATGATCGGGCATACCGATCAGGCGAATCATCAATACGATCTTGAAGACTTTTGGAAAGCTGCGGAGGCAGGAAACCTTCCAGCAGTTAGTTTCCTGAAAGCCGCTAACTATCAGGACGGTCATGCCGGATATTCGGATCCGCTTGATGAGCAGCACTTTATCGTAGACACGATCAATCATTTGCAAAAACTTCCTGAATGGAAAGATACAGCGGTTATTATCGCATACGATGATTCCGACGGCTGGTATGATCATGTTATGGGGCCGCTTGTGAATGGATCGAATGACCCGCAATATGATGCTTTATTTGGACCCGGAAATGCCGGTAAACCTATCATTGCCCCGTACCTAGATCGTGCAGGATATGGGCCGCGCTTGCCATTGCTGGTCATCTCACCGTATGCGAAGAAGAATTTCGTCGATCACACCGTTACCGACCAGGCATCGATCTTGCGCTTTATTGAGGATAATTGGAAGTTGGGGCGGATCGGTGACGGTTCCTTTGACGCCATTGCCGGTTCTTTAGAGAACATGTTTGATTTCTCCCATGGTCCTAGAAATAACAAGCTCTTCTTGGATCCGGTTACGGGCGAACCCATAAAGGATGACGAGCAGTAA
- a CDS encoding permease, which produces MWQAAQTIFLSIVLESLPFILFGVLLSSLIQELVPQERMLRLIPKNGILAVIVSSLFGLVLPVCDCGTIPVARSLIKKGVPTSVALSFTLSAPVVNPLSMFATYVAFGMQSSMMWLRVTTTFVISVVIGWTLLSFEQKKSERPRMRGFELPLAEIATTRLAPRRRSVSQILSSVIGHAILEFFEVGGFVVVSAAVAALLQTWVPASVLSPIGKHPIGSVIGMMVLAILLSLCSEADAFVARSLAGLTTSGGVLGFLVIGQMIDMRNLFLLPSVFPRRIVVITFFLAMILTLCGGILINHIGLNI; this is translated from the coding sequence ATGTGGCAAGCAGCACAAACGATCTTCCTGTCCATTGTCCTTGAGTCGTTGCCTTTCATTTTATTCGGTGTATTGCTTTCTTCGTTGATTCAGGAACTCGTGCCACAAGAGAGAATGTTACGTCTGATACCGAAAAATGGCATACTAGCGGTTATCGTCTCCTCTCTTTTCGGACTGGTTCTGCCCGTTTGTGATTGCGGAACGATTCCAGTGGCTCGTAGCCTGATAAAAAAAGGAGTCCCAACGTCTGTAGCCCTGTCCTTTACACTATCAGCGCCTGTCGTCAATCCGTTATCCATGTTTGCCACTTATGTCGCATTTGGCATGCAGTCTTCCATGATGTGGTTGCGGGTGACTACGACATTTGTGATTTCTGTCGTGATCGGATGGACACTCTTATCATTTGAACAGAAGAAAAGTGAACGGCCGAGAATGAGGGGATTTGAGCTTCCGTTGGCAGAAATTGCGACCACCCGTCTCGCACCACGAAGACGATCCGTTTCACAAATCCTAAGTTCTGTCATTGGACACGCCATTCTCGAGTTTTTTGAAGTTGGTGGATTTGTCGTAGTCAGCGCCGCAGTTGCCGCTCTGTTACAAACATGGGTACCTGCATCCGTTTTATCTCCGATTGGAAAACATCCCATTGGATCCGTTATAGGGATGATGGTACTCGCGATCCTGTTATCCCTCTGTTCAGAAGCGGATGCTTTTGTTGCCAGATCCTTAGCGGGATTGACAACAAGTGGAGGAGTATTAGGTTTTTTAGTGATTGGACAAATGATTGATATGCGAAATCTGTTCTTACTCCCAAGCGTTTTTCCCCGTAGGATCGTAGTCATTACCTTTTTCCTAGCTATGATCCTGACTCTATGCGGAGGCATTCTGATCAATCACATAGGATTGAACATTTAA